In Hymenobacter volaticus, the genomic window TAAGCCGGTAGTTGTAGCCCGTTTCAGAATGCTGATAATGAGGGGCTGCATCTTTGGCCTGCGTGGCCAGGAAACGAGCTTTGCGCGCCCACTCGCTGTTGTTGGTTAGCAAGGCCCCACCACCGCTGGTGGTCAGAATCTTGTTGCCATTAAAGGAAAACACACTTACTGCTCCAAAGGATCCGAGCGGTTGACCTTCGTAGCGGGAGCCTAGCGCCTCGGCTGCGTCTTCGAGTACTGGTATATCATGCTCGGCGGCTAAGGCCAGAATCTCACGCAGTTTGGCGGGCATACCATACAGATGCACTACTACCAAAGCCTTTGGTTTTCGACCTTGCCGAAGCTGGTCGTCAATGGCCTCCCGTAGGCGCTCGGGGCACAGGTTCCAGGTGTCGGCTTCACTGTCAATGAAAACGGGCGTGGCTCCGAGGTAAGTTATGGGGTTGGCCGTGGCCACGAAAGTAAACGAGGGACAAAGCACCACATCCCCGGACCGACACCCAGCAACAGCAGTCCTAAATGAATGGCCGCCGTGCCCGAGGTGAGGGCAATGCAATGGTTGACCCCTGTGAATTCGCAAATATCCCGCTCAAATCCGTCGAGATTAGGCCCGGTGGGAGCTACCCAATTGTCTTCAAGCGCCTTGTGTAGGTAGTTGATTTCGTGGCGGCCCAAGTGGGGCGGCGATAAGTATAGACGATCGTAATCTTGGCTGCGCATAAAGGTATTGGAGCCTAAGCTTCCGTTTAGGCTTGTTGTATAGGTGTTGCGAGGTAGTAAGAGTAGGGGCACAGGCAGCAGAAGCACAATGCAAGAGCATACTGCGGCAGTTAGGTTGTTCTTAGCTAAGAATGAGTAAGCGAAAGTAGTTGCTACATCTGGTATTGCTTGTTCTTAATAACCTGTGCCGGTACGCCAACGGCCGTGCAGTTGGCGGGCAAGTTGCGAACGGCTACTGCCCCTGCCCCCACAATAGTACGGGCACCTACTTGCACGTGGTTGATAACGGTGGCATTGGTACCCAAGTACACGCCGCTTTCAAGATGCGCCGCGCCGCCTACATTGGCGTGTGGCATCAGAGAGCAGAAGTCTTCCAGCACCGCATCGTGCCCAATTGTACAACCCAGATTAAGCAATACATGCTGGCCGAGGATAATGTCGGTGGTTAAGATGCAGCCTTGGCTGATGATGCAGCCGGCCCCGATTTGTAGGTTCTGATACGGGGCGCACGCCACTCCGGGGTGTATAAGCGTAGCAAATACCAAATGCGGAGACGTAAGCTGTGCTACCACTGCTGCCCGGCTCTGGCTGCTGCCTACGGCCACAACTACATGCAAAGGCACTGTACCCTCGTTCAGGTCGGCGCTGGTGCCCAAGTAAGGCAAGCCGTGAAGCGTGCCCTGAGAAGGCGGTGCATCATCATAAAAGCCCGTAAGCTGCCACGTAGGCTGACGCTCATTGATTTGATGCACTAACACCAATACTTCCCGGCCAAAGCCGCCCGCCCCAAAAATAGCCAACGGACGTAGCGGCTGGGTATGCATAGTGTTAGTTGCAGGAAAAGTAGGATCAGTCATGAGGAAGCCAAAATGTCGGAGGAGGGAGCTGAAGGAAAAGACGCGGAGCCCCGGAATGGCTCGGTGGTAGCCTGACCAGGAGCATTGATGCCGTGAGCACCCAGTACACGCAACGCGGTGCGAAACAAGATGCGCAGATCGAGCGACAAGCTGATGTTATCTACGTACCAGGCATCGTATAAGAACTTTTGTTCCCAACTGATGGCATTGCGCCCATTCACCTGTGCCCAGCCCGTAAGGCCCGGTAAAACCAGATGGCGGCGGGCTTGCGCCGGCGAATAGAGCGGCAAGTATTCGGGCAGTAAAGGGCGCGGGCCCACCAAACTCAAATCACCACGCAGTACATTCCAGAGTTGGGGCAACTCATCGAGGGAAGTGGCGCGCACCCAACGACCCAGGCGTGGTAGGCGCTGCGCATCCGGCAGAAGATGGCCGTAGGTGTCGTGCGCGGTGGTCATCGTTTGGAGTTTGTAGAGCATGAACAGTTGCCCATGCCGACCTGGCCGTAGTTGCCGAAACAACCACGGGCCACCATTTTGCGCGGCCAACACCGCCGCTCCAACCAGCAAGACCGGCAACGCCGCCAGCAATAGCGGAGCTGCCAGCCCGACGTCCAAGACGCGCTTGCCCCAGCGGCGGTACCAGTCGGTGGCGTTCAACATACAGGAGAGTCAATCTATCTAGGTTGCAAAGTTGTGTTTTTCCGAGCATTTCGCCTTTCATACGAAGGCGAAGAGGCCACAAACCAGTTGTAGAATTTACAAAAGCGCAGCACAGTCTTCAAACTGTTTGCTGCTAGAGGGTGTGAAAAGCAGACATACTTGCTACCAGTTCAATGCTCATGCTAACCTACTAATCAGTGCAGCTAGGTTTTGCCTTCCGTTAAAAGCAAAGAGCCGTCGGCTGTAGATTAACCGATGCTACCGGGCGCAAAGCGTGCAAAGCTTCCGCTACATTTGCGACATGCTCGTTTTCCCGAACGCCAAACTCAACCTCGGCCTCTATATCACCGGCCAGCGGCCCGATGGCTTCCGCAACCTCGAATCGGTGTTTGTGCCCCTGCCGTGGTGCGATGCGCTGGAAGTATTGCCTGCCGCCGAGTCCACCGAAACTACGCTCGCGCTTACCGGCATTCCCATTCCGGGCGACCCGGCTACCAACCTCTGCCACCGCGCCTACGAATTGCTGCGCACTGATTTCAACTTGCCTCCCATACGCCAGCACCTGCACAAAGTAGTACCCATAGGAGCGGGCTTGGGCGGCGGCTCTGCCGATGCTGCGTTTGCGCTACGTGCCTTAAACGAGTTGTTTGAGCTGGATTTATCTGCCGAAACATTGGTGGGTTACGCTCGTCGGCTCGGTTCCGACTGTGCGTTCTTCATAGCCAACAAGCCGGTTTTCGCCTATGAAAAGGGCGACGTATTCGAGGAAATCAGCTTGAACCTAACCGGCACAGCGTGCAAAGTTGTGTACCCCGGCCTACACATCAGTACTGCCGAAGCCTACTCGCGGGTAACACCCCGCACGCCTCGCCACGACCTGCGCGAAGCCCTGCGCCAACCGATGGAAACCTGGCGCGAAACGGTCAGCAATGATTTCGAGGACGCACTGACGCCGTTTTATCCAGTGCTTGGTGAAATCAAGGAGCAGCTTTATGCCGCTGGCGCCACCTACGTCAGCTTGTCGGGTTCGGGCTCGGCGGTGTATGGGCTCTTTCCGGGCTTAGAACTCCCTCCTAAGTTGGATATGCCAAATGGATATTTGGTTTGGGATGGACGGTTGTAGCGCCAAGCTCTGGCGCAGTGTTACACCAACACGTCCACTGCTTCTTTGCGCCGACTGCGTCGCTGGTTCCATTGGTCGATAACCGGGTGGATAAGGACGCTGAACAGTATCACGACCGTGCCTATATAGAATCCGAACGACATTTTCTCTTCGCTGCCGAAGATCAAAACGGCCAGCAAGATGCCGTACACAGGTTCTAAATTGATGGTCAGGTTCACTACGAAAGCCGACAGCCGCTTCATCAGCTCCACCGACGACGAGAAGGCATAAACGGTACAAACGCCGGCCAGCACGCCCAACCACAGCCAATCGTAGCCGTGGAAGGCGAGTTGCAAACCGCGGCCTTCGCTGAAGTAACGGCTGTAAACCGGGAAGAACAGCGCAATGCTGAGGCAGGCGCCCGCCATTTCGTAGAACGTAAGACGAAGTGGTGTGTGGCGCTTCACGAGCTGCGAGTTCATCACGCTGAACAGCGCCGACAGCCCCGCCGACAAAATAGCCACCAGCAAACCCGCCAACTGGTCTAGCTCAGCCCTCGATACCAAGTATAGCCCCACCATCGTCAGCATACTCAAGCCAACCTCGTAGGCACGCACCCGGCGCCACAGGATCAGAGGCTCCAAGAGCGACGTCCAGAGTGCCAGCGTTGCCATACCTGCCAAGCACACGCTCACCGACGATAAACGGGCCGCCAAGAAGAACGTAATCCAGTGCACGGCTACCAAGGACCCCACACCCAAGAGTCGAAGAACTTCGGTTGGGGGAATACGCCATGCCACTTGTCGTGCCGCTAGCAGAATTCCGAGCCCGGCAGTAGCTAGTAGGGTCCGCCAAAATACTAGCTCCACCGGCGGCACCGAAATCAGCTTGCCCAGTATGGCCGTGAAGCCCCAGAGCAACACAATGAAATGCAGGCGGAGGTAGTCTTTTAGCATACAGTGAGTTTGTGAATAGAGCACGTCAGGCCAGGCTGAGCTTGGCCTGACGTGCTCTATTTATCTACGTCTAGCGGGGAACTACCCTGTACAGCACCAGCCCAATGCACGTGAAGACGATGCTCGGTATCCAGGCCGCTAACATGGGATTCAAGTCGCCGACTTGGGCGAAGTTACGACTCAGGATAACGAAGATGATAAACACGAATGCCAGCACGAAGCCCAACGCAATTTGCCCGCCCACACCGGCCCGCGACTTCCGCGCACTCATGATTACCCCGATAATCGTGAGGATAAACATGGCGTACGGATACGCATACCGCTCGTATTTGTCGCTTAGGTAGATCTGCGTATCGGCGGCGCCCCGGTCTATTTTCTGCTGAATGTAACGGTTCAACTCAGGCAGCGTCAGGGTTTCGCTTAGGCGGTAGGTGCTGGCAAAATCCTTGGGGTAGAGGTTGAGCGTAGTATCCCGTTGAGGCAGCGTAAGTAGCTTCTCGTTCGGACCATCGATGATGCGCACCAGCTGAGGCGTGAGGCGCCAAGCCTTTTTGGTGGAATCCCAGGTAATAGCCTCGGCCGTCATGCGGCGCTTGAGCAGGGTGCCTTCCACCGTTTCCAACGCAAACTTATAGCCGACGTTGTTCACGTTGTCGTAGCTCTCCATGTAGGCGTAGCTTTTCGGCCCGATTTTGATGTGCACATTGCGCCCCTTAAAGTGGTAAGGGTTCTTGACGTACTTCCGCTCGAAGTCAACGCGGGTTTTGTTGGCATACGGAATCACCCAGCCCGTAAGACCCATGGTAATAACCGCTAGAATGGTGCTGCCCATGATGTAGGGCACCAGCAGCCGCTTGAAACTCACGCCGCTAGCCAGAATAGCCACAATCTCGGTGCGGGCCGCTAGCTGCGCCGTCACGAAAACCACCGCAATGAACACGGTGATTGGTGAAAGCAAATTAGCGTAGTACGGAAACAGGTTCACGTAGTACTCCAGCATAATCTGCTTCACGCCCAGGTTATGCTTGAGAAAGTCGTCGTTCTTCTCGGTGAAGTCAATCACGCAAATCACCATCACCAACACAAGGACAGTGAAGAAGAAGGCCGTGAGAAATTTCTTGAGAATGTACTTATCGAGCAGTTTCATTTTTATTTATCCTGAACGTCATGCTGAGCGCAGCCGAAGCATCTCGCTAGTGTGGTAAACTTCATTTACTTTGGCAACCTCAGCACGCGAGATGCTTCGACTCCGGCTCCGCCTTCGCTCAGCATGACGTTTCTTTGTCTACAGCCTCGTCATCAACTGCACGACCATCTTCTCCTTCCACTCGCGGAAGGTGCCAGCTAAAATCTGCTGCCGCGCTTGCTTTACCAGCCACAGATAAAAGGTCAGGTTGTGAATGGAGGCAATTTGCGGGCCGAGCATTTCCTTGCTGTGAAAGAGGTGGCGCACGTAGGCTTTCGAATAGAACGTGCTGACGTAGCCACCTAGTTCAGCATCAATCGGCTCGAAATCGTCGGCCCACTTCTTATTACTGATGTTGATGATACCCTGCGTGGTGAAGAGCATACCGTTGCGGGCATTGCGGGTCGGCATAACGCAGTCGAACATATCTACGCCCAACGCTATATTCTCCAAAATATTGGCCGGGGTACCTACGCCCATCAGATAGCGCGGCTTGTCTTTGGGCAGGATGTCGCAGACCAACTCAGTCATTTCGTACATCAGTTCGGCGGGCTCGCCCACGCTTAGGCCACCAATGGCGTTGCCTTCGCGCTGCTGCTCGGCGATAAACTCGGCCGATTTGATGCGCAAATCCTTGAACGTGCTACCCTGCACAATCGGGAATAGCGTTTGGGAATAGCCGTAGTGACCCTCGGTGCTGTCGAAGCGCTGGATGCAACGTTTCAGCCAGCGGTGCGTCATATCGAGGGAGCGGCGGGCGTAGTCGTACTCGCAGGGCCACGGCGTGCACTCGTCGAAGGCCATGATGATGTCGGCCCCAATAATGCGCTGAATGTCCATCACGCCTTCCGGCGAAAACAAGTGCTGGCTGCCATCAATGTGGGAGCGAAATTTCACGCCTTCCTCCTTGATTTTGCGGGTGCCGCTGAGCGAGTACACCTGGTAGCCACCCGAGTCGGTGAGGATGGGCCGGTCCCAGCCGTTAAACTTGTGTAAGCCACCAGCTTTGTGCAGGATGTCGAGGCCGGGGCGCAAGTACAGGTGGTACGTATTGCCGAGGATGATCTGAGCCTGCACGTCGTTGGTGAGGTCGCGCTGCTGCACGGCCTTCACGGTGCCCACCGTCCCGACGGGCATAAAAATGGGCGTTTCAATAGCGCCGTGGTCGGTGTGCACTACACCGGCGCGGGCTTTGGTATGGGGGTCGTTGGTTACTAAGTCGAAAGTCATGCGGGAAAGTTGATTTCGCGCCGTGCGATTGGGTATAGGCTCTATTTTCTCGCGGCCACAGTTCAATTGCTGCAAGAAACTTGGTCCTATTCACTGCTAACGCCGGCGCGAAAGTCGTAAGAACCACAAAGGTACTTCCGCCACCTCGAATGCCTACTTTTGCAGGCTAATTCACTTCCTTGTTTTGTTGCTGAGCTTTTCTCCGACCGTTTGGCTGCTGCTGGTTACTGTGCTGGTGCAGCTGGTGTATGCGGCCTATTACTTTTTGCCCTTCGCCAACCGTCCGCCGGAACCTGAACCCGATGCCACGCAAGCACAGCCTGTATCAATAATCGTGTGCGCCCACAACGAACTCGACAATTTGCGTCGGCTGCTGCCCCTGCTCCTGAAGCAGTACTATCCTGCCGGTTTCGAGGTTGTGCTAGTAGATGACCGTTCCACCGACGATTCATTTCTCTACATCCAGCAACTCACGCAGTACTACGCTACTGTCCGGCTGGTCACCATAGCCAGCACCCCCAAAGGGTTAGCCCCCAAGAAATATGCCCTCACCCTTGGTATCAAGGCAGCCCAACACGCCCGGTTGCTCTTTACCGATGCTGACTGTATCCCGGCTACCAACCAGTGGCTGCTTAGTATGCAGGCCGGATTTCAGCACCCTGCCGATGTAGTATTGGGCTACTCGGCTTACAGGCCCGAACCCGGGTTTCTGAATAAGCTGATTCGGTTTGAAACCTTACTCACCGGGGCACAGTATCTCTCGTTCGCGTGGCGTGGGAAACCATACATGGGAGTGGGCCGCAACCTAGCCTATACCCAAGATGTCTTTCGCTCTACCAGGGGGTTTGCCTCCCACATTCGCAGCCTCAGCGGCGACGACGACCTGTTTGTGCAGGATGCCGTGGCGCAGGGAAAACGAGTAACGGTGGTAGCCGAGCCCGTAGCGCATACACTCAGTGAACCAGCTCGGACCTGGACTAGCTGGTGGCGGCAGAAACGGCGACATATGTCGGCGGGGCGCAGCTACCGGGTTGCCGACCGCTGGCGCATTGGAACCTTTATCGGAAGCAATGTGCTTTTTCATAGTATAAGTTTAACTCTGCTGTTTTTCCCTTCCGATTGGATACCTTTGGCTGGATTATGGGCCCTACGCACGGCACTCGTATCAGGCACCTATTTGCGTCTCAGCCGACGACTTGATGACTCATTGCCTGGCGCGCTACTGCCAATATTAGACCTTGTCTACTTTTTTTATTATCTCGCTCTGGGAGTCTCCCTGTTTCTCTACCGTAACCTCCGATGGAAGTAAATAATCCGGAAAAACAATTTTCAGCTAAAGCCAAGCACGACTTCAAACTGATTCGGGCCGCTGTAGAAAACGCTGATGAAAAAGCGTATGCGGAGTTGATGCAGATTTACAAGAAGCCGGTTTATCACGTGGTCCTGAAAATGGTGCGCAACCCCGATGATGCCGAAGACCTTACTATTGAAGCTTTCGCCAAGGCGTTCCGCAACCTGCACAAATTCAATCCGGAGTTCGCCTTTAGCACTTGGCTGTTCCGCATTGCCACCAACAACTGCATCGACTTTATTCGCAAGAATAAAATCAAGACGATGTCGATTGACTCGGCCATTAAAATCGATAACGGCGACGAAATTACCATCGACTTCCGCGACCAGAACCTGAACCCGCAGGAGTCGACCATCAAGAACCAGAAAATCGAAATCATGCAGCACGTGGTGTCGCGGCTGCCCGATAAATACCAACGTCTTGTTACGCTCCGTTACTTCGACGAACTGAGCTACGAAGAAATAGCGCAGGAGCTAAAAGCCCCACTCGGTACCGTGAAAGCGCAACTGCACCGCGCCCGTGAGTTGCTCTATGACATGGTGAAAAACAAAAAGGAAATTATCTAGTGAAAAGCCCCGCTACTAAGCGGGGCTTTTTTTATGCCTAATAGAATCGATAAATCAACCAGCAAGGCCTATGCAGGTACCTAACTCAGGGCGCTATCTTTGCCGGTACGATGGATATTATCAGCCGCTACTTCCCGCACCTCACCGACCACCAGCGCCAGCTATTTCAGCAGCTCGATACCGAGTTTCGCAGCTGGAACGAACGCCTCAATCTAATAGCCCGCACCGACGTCAGCAATCTGGCGGAGCGCCATTTCCTGCATTCGCTTGGTATTGCCAAAGTGGTGGAATTTCCGGCCGGGGCGTCGGTACTAGATGTGGGTACGGGCGGCGGGCTGCCAGGCCTGCCACTAGCCATTTTGTTTCCAGAAGCGAAGTTTCATCTGGTAGATAGCATTGGCAAGAAAATTCACGCCGTGCAGGAGATGGCTCGCGAGCTTGGCTTAACCAACGTTACGGCCGAGCAAATCCGGGCCGAACAGCTCCGCACCAAGTACGACTATATCGTAAGCCGTGCCGTGGCGCGCCTCGCCACCTTTCACACCTGGATTGCCTTCCGCTACAAACCCGGCGGCAGTGCAACCAACGGGCTGTATTACTTGAAAGGGGGCGACTTAACGGAAGAAATAGAGGAGTCGGGCCTAAAAGCCAAAATCCACGATCTGAAAGATTTCTACGAAGAGGAGTTCTTCGAAACCAAGAAGGTCGTATTTGTGCCCGTTACGCAGTAGAAGCATCCTAGCTGCTTCCAAGGAAGAGCGGACAAGACGTAGCACTGTCTCTTCTTCCGAAAACGCCGTCTTGGGAGCTAGGCGCAAAAGAATTATGCTGGCACTTGAGCCGTCAGAAACTCCACGGCCCGGCGCTCGGAATAATATTCGCCATCGGGCGTGCCCTCCGCAAATCCAACGTGGCCACCTCCCTGTGGGGTTTCCAGATACACGAACTCGCTGCGGGACGCCACTTCCCGCGGGTAGCAGGTGGGCGCCAAAAACGGATCGTTCTGAGCGTTGACGAGCAGCGTGGGGATGCGGATGGCACTGAGGTAGCGGCCCGAACCTGAGCGCTCATAATACTCATCGGCCGACTTGAAGCCATGCATGGGAGCCGTAAATCGGTCGTCGAACTGCGGGAAGTCGCGGAGCAAGTCTAGGCCTTCCAGGTTCACTTGGCCAGGTAGCAGCGCTGCCTTTTCGCGCATCTTGCGCCGCAACGACTTCATGAAGCGGTTTAGGTAGACGCGGTTTTCGGGCCGAGCAATCTGGTGGGAACTAGCTTTAAGGTCGGTGGGTACCGAAAACACCGCGGCGCGCTGCACCTCGTGGGGAACTCGGTCGGGGTTTTCGCCTAAGTACTTGAGCGTGACATTGCCGCCGGCCGAAAAACCCGTGAGATACACTCGCTGATAACGGCCAGTAGCCAAAGCGTAGCGCACCACAAAATCCAAATCGTCGGTGTCGCCGAGGTGATAGGAGCGGAGCAAGCGGTTCATCTCGCCACTACAACTCCGATAATTCCAAGCCAGGGCATCGAAGCCTGCTTTGTTGAGGGCGCGCACCATACCACGCACGTAGGGCCGGCCCGCGTCGCCCTCCAGACCGTGCGACACGATGCACAGCGTGTCCGCGCTTCGGTCATTGAGTCGAGACCAATCTAGATCCAGGAAGTCGCCATCTTCGGTTTCCACCCGTTCCCGTTCGTAGCGCACCTCCGGCACGGTACGCAATAGGCTCGGTACGATAGTCTGCAAGTGGCCATTGAAAAGGTAGAACGGCGGCTGATAGCGAGAGTGTGCAACAAGAGGCATAAGGACCGCAAGCTAGGTACAAAGCAACTGCTTAGTTAAGCAATGAAATATAAACAGATAATGTAGGCATGCATACTTTTTAATCGCAGAAAACTTGCCTCAGGCCTTGTAGAACTGTAGTTGCCGAAGGAAAGTTGCTGATGGAAGGCAAGCAAAATATATCAGATAGGCAAACAGGTAGCACTGTGTTAGTAGAGGTAACATGAATCCACAAAATGCCAAACAAGGTTGAGTGAATATAGTAAGTTGAGTATGCCTCCCAAAGAATACGGCAACTGTGAGTAGCAATGACGCTAGATGACTCCGTTCAGCTTGGTATTTGCGTTTGTACCAGAGTAAATTCAACCTGTTACATTCTA contains:
- a CDS encoding DMT family transporter, producing MLKDYLRLHFIVLLWGFTAILGKLISVPPVELVFWRTLLATAGLGILLAARQVAWRIPPTEVLRLLGVGSLVAVHWITFFLAARLSSVSVCLAGMATLALWTSLLEPLILWRRVRAYEVGLSMLTMVGLYLVSRAELDQLAGLLVAILSAGLSALFSVMNSQLVKRHTPLRLTFYEMAGACLSIALFFPVYSRYFSEGRGLQLAFHGYDWLWLGVLAGVCTVYAFSSSVELMKRLSAFVVNLTINLEPVYGILLAVLIFGSEEKMSFGFYIGTVVILFSVLIHPVIDQWNQRRSRRKEAVDVLV
- the tgt gene encoding tRNA guanosine(34) transglycosylase Tgt, encoding MTFDLVTNDPHTKARAGVVHTDHGAIETPIFMPVGTVGTVKAVQQRDLTNDVQAQIILGNTYHLYLRPGLDILHKAGGLHKFNGWDRPILTDSGGYQVYSLSGTRKIKEEGVKFRSHIDGSQHLFSPEGVMDIQRIIGADIIMAFDECTPWPCEYDYARRSLDMTHRWLKRCIQRFDSTEGHYGYSQTLFPIVQGSTFKDLRIKSAEFIAEQQREGNAIGGLSVGEPAELMYEMTELVCDILPKDKPRYLMGVGTPANILENIALGVDMFDCVMPTRNARNGMLFTTQGIINISNKKWADDFEPIDAELGGYVSTFYSKAYVRHLFHSKEMLGPQIASIHNLTFYLWLVKQARQQILAGTFREWKEKMVVQLMTRL
- the rsmG gene encoding 16S rRNA (guanine(527)-N(7))-methyltransferase RsmG, producing the protein MDIISRYFPHLTDHQRQLFQQLDTEFRSWNERLNLIARTDVSNLAERHFLHSLGIAKVVEFPAGASVLDVGTGGGLPGLPLAILFPEAKFHLVDSIGKKIHAVQEMARELGLTNVTAEQIRAEQLRTKYDYIVSRAVARLATFHTWIAFRYKPGGSATNGLYYLKGGDLTEEIEESGLKAKIHDLKDFYEEEFFETKKVVFVPVTQ
- the ispE gene encoding 4-(cytidine 5'-diphospho)-2-C-methyl-D-erythritol kinase; translation: MLVFPNAKLNLGLYITGQRPDGFRNLESVFVPLPWCDALEVLPAAESTETTLALTGIPIPGDPATNLCHRAYELLRTDFNLPPIRQHLHKVVPIGAGLGGGSADAAFALRALNELFELDLSAETLVGYARRLGSDCAFFIANKPVFAYEKGDVFEEISLNLTGTACKVVYPGLHISTAEAYSRVTPRTPRHDLREALRQPMETWRETVSNDFEDALTPFYPVLGEIKEQLYAAGATYVSLSGSGSAVYGLFPGLELPPKLDMPNGYLVWDGRL
- a CDS encoding acetyltransferase, encoding MHTQPLRPLAIFGAGGFGREVLVLVHQINERQPTWQLTGFYDDAPPSQGTLHGLPYLGTSADLNEGTVPLHVVVAVGSSQSRAAVVAQLTSPHLVFATLIHPGVACAPYQNLQIGAGCIISQGCILTTDIILGQHVLLNLGCTIGHDAVLEDFCSLMPHANVGGAAHLESGVYLGTNATVINHVQVGARTIVGAGAVAVRNLPANCTAVGVPAQVIKNKQYQM
- a CDS encoding sugar transferase — encoded protein: MLNATDWYRRWGKRVLDVGLAAPLLLAALPVLLVGAAVLAAQNGGPWLFRQLRPGRHGQLFMLYKLQTMTTAHDTYGHLLPDAQRLPRLGRWVRATSLDELPQLWNVLRGDLSLVGPRPLLPEYLPLYSPAQARRHLVLPGLTGWAQVNGRNAISWEQKFLYDAWYVDNISLSLDLRILFRTALRVLGAHGINAPGQATTEPFRGSASFPSAPSSDILASS
- a CDS encoding LptF/LptG family permease, whose protein sequence is MKLLDKYILKKFLTAFFFTVLVLVMVICVIDFTEKNDDFLKHNLGVKQIMLEYYVNLFPYYANLLSPITVFIAVVFVTAQLAARTEIVAILASGVSFKRLLVPYIMGSTILAVITMGLTGWVIPYANKTRVDFERKYVKNPYHFKGRNVHIKIGPKSYAYMESYDNVNNVGYKFALETVEGTLLKRRMTAEAITWDSTKKAWRLTPQLVRIIDGPNEKLLTLPQRDTTLNLYPKDFASTYRLSETLTLPELNRYIQQKIDRGAADTQIYLSDKYERYAYPYAMFILTIIGVIMSARKSRAGVGGQIALGFVLAFVFIIFVILSRNFAQVGDLNPMLAAWIPSIVFTCIGLVLYRVVPR
- a CDS encoding glycosyltransferase, translating into MLSFSPTVWLLLVTVLVQLVYAAYYFLPFANRPPEPEPDATQAQPVSIIVCAHNELDNLRRLLPLLLKQYYPAGFEVVLVDDRSTDDSFLYIQQLTQYYATVRLVTIASTPKGLAPKKYALTLGIKAAQHARLLFTDADCIPATNQWLLSMQAGFQHPADVVLGYSAYRPEPGFLNKLIRFETLLTGAQYLSFAWRGKPYMGVGRNLAYTQDVFRSTRGFASHIRSLSGDDDLFVQDAVAQGKRVTVVAEPVAHTLSEPARTWTSWWRQKRRHMSAGRSYRVADRWRIGTFIGSNVLFHSISLTLLFFPSDWIPLAGLWALRTALVSGTYLRLSRRLDDSLPGALLPILDLVYFFYYLALGVSLFLYRNLRWK
- a CDS encoding RNA polymerase sigma factor, with the translated sequence MEVNNPEKQFSAKAKHDFKLIRAAVENADEKAYAELMQIYKKPVYHVVLKMVRNPDDAEDLTIEAFAKAFRNLHKFNPEFAFSTWLFRIATNNCIDFIRKNKIKTMSIDSAIKIDNGDEITIDFRDQNLNPQESTIKNQKIEIMQHVVSRLPDKYQRLVTLRYFDELSYEEIAQELKAPLGTVKAQLHRARELLYDMVKNKKEII
- a CDS encoding YheT family hydrolase, which codes for MPLVAHSRYQPPFYLFNGHLQTIVPSLLRTVPEVRYERERVETEDGDFLDLDWSRLNDRSADTLCIVSHGLEGDAGRPYVRGMVRALNKAGFDALAWNYRSCSGEMNRLLRSYHLGDTDDLDFVVRYALATGRYQRVYLTGFSAGGNVTLKYLGENPDRVPHEVQRAAVFSVPTDLKASSHQIARPENRVYLNRFMKSLRRKMREKAALLPGQVNLEGLDLLRDFPQFDDRFTAPMHGFKSADEYYERSGSGRYLSAIRIPTLLVNAQNDPFLAPTCYPREVASRSEFVYLETPQGGGHVGFAEGTPDGEYYSERRAVEFLTAQVPA